From the Leptospira biflexa serovar Patoc strain 'Patoc 1 (Paris)' genome, one window contains:
- a CDS encoding proton-conducting transporter membrane subunit encodes MLEDKNQSIIRSIVVGIAALAPLIIFLFTNEDILSVDFPILVGLIIQAYIGFSSFMLVQSYEPKEKNKVTIGYAIFWSALGICYLSGKSLLLPIALEITSFSTILIYSGTDFGKKQIESLGSLLLASGISALFLSAWVMLPDGDILGVILLLIGLLIKSGFSGFHIWIPKVNEGGPSHALGSFAGVLEIFPLLLFYRYVLPNQFDPLLYQVLFPLAALGIFFGGITSFFHKDPKISLAYSSIESLNFLWLCLIISGMFQFSVDAELMNLSNSFRILFFLGLFHHSFSKTFQLFSIGMVSRLINSNSSDELKGIGRLLGISPLLLGAGTFSYAVLPGTIGFVSEATYFYLNARILDLPIGRSVFLLPSMIFIFFGIVLGGFTHIKLYMSMFLSKPMDNLKILPFGVSQKRWLYISLLSLALVIFIFPLLLPFFVELPMLRPFADELLIQWFHSISIVSFISIIIVFIFILYDYFNEKKFQTFKKKSWDCGGGYNGHELSVPSTVFSKPLKNSLGRYFVNKIGDSIVDDLIIKSLTSVFTFGTNFVSSTNQAKDEDISKYLAISSMFLIFIFSLLILGDF; translated from the coding sequence ATGTTAGAAGATAAGAATCAATCGATCATACGATCGATAGTCGTAGGAATTGCAGCTCTTGCACCATTAATCATATTTTTGTTCACGAATGAAGATATACTATCGGTCGACTTTCCGATATTAGTTGGTCTGATCATCCAAGCTTACATTGGCTTTTCTTCATTTATGTTGGTACAATCGTACGAGCCAAAGGAGAAAAATAAAGTCACGATAGGATACGCGATCTTTTGGTCCGCATTAGGGATTTGTTACCTTTCGGGTAAGTCATTATTATTACCAATTGCGTTAGAAATAACCTCATTTTCTACAATCCTAATCTATTCAGGAACCGATTTTGGTAAAAAACAAATCGAAAGTTTGGGATCTTTATTGTTAGCATCAGGAATTTCTGCCTTATTTTTGTCCGCATGGGTTATGTTACCTGATGGAGATATTCTAGGTGTCATCTTATTATTGATAGGTTTATTGATTAAATCTGGATTTTCCGGTTTTCACATTTGGATACCCAAAGTAAATGAAGGTGGCCCTTCTCATGCGCTTGGTTCATTTGCCGGCGTCTTGGAAATCTTTCCATTATTGCTGTTTTATCGTTATGTTCTTCCAAATCAATTTGATCCATTGTTATATCAAGTATTGTTTCCATTAGCTGCTCTTGGCATTTTTTTTGGAGGGATTACCAGTTTTTTTCATAAAGATCCAAAAATATCTTTGGCTTATAGTTCAATCGAGTCACTGAATTTTTTATGGTTATGTTTGATTATATCAGGAATGTTTCAATTTTCAGTTGATGCTGAATTGATGAATTTAAGTAATTCTTTCAGGATATTGTTCTTTCTAGGTTTATTTCATCATTCATTTTCGAAAACATTCCAATTATTTTCTATTGGAATGGTTTCAAGATTGATCAATTCAAATTCAAGTGATGAATTGAAAGGTATCGGTAGATTACTTGGAATCTCCCCACTGTTACTTGGTGCGGGTACTTTTAGTTATGCGGTACTTCCTGGAACAATTGGGTTTGTCTCTGAGGCAACTTACTTTTATCTTAATGCAAGAATATTGGATCTTCCAATTGGACGCTCTGTATTTTTATTGCCATCAATGATTTTTATATTTTTTGGAATAGTCCTTGGAGGATTTACTCATATAAAATTATACATGAGTATGTTTTTATCTAAACCAATGGACAATTTGAAAATTCTTCCTTTTGGGGTTTCGCAAAAGAGATGGTTATATATTTCACTTTTAAGCTTGGCATTAGTTATTTTTATTTTCCCACTCTTGTTGCCATTCTTCGTTGAGTTACCAATGCTCAGACCATTTGCAGATGAATTATTGATTCAATGGTTTCATTCGATTTCTATCGTTTCATTCATATCAATTATTATAGTGTTTATATTTATTCTTTATGATTATTTTAATGAAAAGAAATTTCAAACATTCAAGAAGAAAAGTTGGGATTGTGGAGGAGGTTATAACGGGCATGAGCTTTCCGTTCCTTCAACAGTCTTCTCTAAACCATTAAAAAATTCATTAGGTAGGTATTTCGTAAATAAAATCGGAGATTCAATTGTAGATGATTTAATTATTAAGTCGTTAACTTCTGTTTTTACATTCGGAACAAATTTTGTTTCTTCCACAAACCAAGCTAAAGATGAGGATATAAGTAAATATTTGGCAATCTCATCAATGTTTCTGATCTTTATCTTTTCCTTGCTGATTTTGGGCGATTTTTAG
- a CDS encoding ABC transporter permease produces the protein MTLENWYYESNEEIKERAGIALGSLKINLTIISLVSVLISFFMVSNIYTGLFISRKIEFGILLSIGGTKLNNFFLFLILSVFMGFIGGSIGVYLGVTISNQNLVKTVSTLTDTMQIESYNDYPIEIILYGISLSIFGSIVSALFNAIKAYNILPIELLRDRDQLTTNFPFILSKHAILVISLFLILLGFFIGNIKIEKQILPGLAGVGFVIFGFVTLNYILIPYIINGIEKLTKNINLSPSFYMGIKEVGMESWKNGLIVSTIMLSTSLVFTLSTLTSSYQTSLKHWIADENKSDFSLINEEKLNSGEPGVPIDLFETLKSKTIFLDVEPFYINPKLTLNGKFFTLHVLNFPESLDKNRILVSKNLCFLEKICKGDSITLTTEKKGPVTLEIQEEKEHFFSERGTILMDFQLFKQLYTIEFLNSIRLTLKKDKNYHDGYHLIHNISKEYGLIHLDQIKLGELYLQGMDQVFSVLDTLKITAIAISVLSLITSIFYYVKEKSRILAGLKAIGMSLSQLYFLLFYQILFLVTTGITSGIVNSLILSPIVVYGINRNAFGWDLAFTFPVHFVAKLPIIIPIFSAFITIIPFYFVSRMKISKELNYE, from the coding sequence ATGACCTTAGAAAATTGGTATTACGAATCCAATGAAGAGATCAAAGAAAGAGCAGGAATTGCGCTTGGATCACTCAAAATTAATTTAACTATTATTTCGTTGGTTTCTGTTTTAATTTCCTTTTTTATGGTCTCAAATATCTATACTGGATTATTTATTTCGAGAAAAATTGAATTCGGAATTTTACTTTCCATAGGAGGGACAAAACTCAACAACTTTTTCCTCTTCCTTATACTTTCCGTGTTCATGGGATTCATAGGTGGTTCAATCGGCGTCTATTTAGGAGTTACGATTTCGAACCAAAACTTAGTAAAAACTGTAAGTACTTTAACAGATACAATGCAAATTGAATCCTACAATGACTACCCTATTGAAATCATTTTATATGGAATTAGTCTGTCAATTTTCGGTTCAATCGTAAGTGCACTATTTAATGCGATAAAGGCATACAATATACTCCCAATTGAGTTATTGCGCGATAGGGATCAGCTTACAACAAATTTCCCGTTTATTTTATCAAAACATGCAATCTTAGTAATTTCACTGTTCCTAATTTTATTAGGATTTTTCATTGGGAATATTAAAATCGAAAAACAAATTTTGCCTGGATTAGCTGGAGTAGGTTTTGTAATTTTTGGTTTTGTAACGTTAAATTATATCTTAATACCTTATATTATAAATGGAATTGAAAAATTAACTAAAAATATAAATTTATCCCCAAGCTTCTATATGGGCATAAAAGAAGTTGGAATGGAATCATGGAAAAACGGACTGATTGTTTCTACAATTATGTTATCAACTTCGCTTGTATTTACTCTATCCACCTTAACCTCAAGTTACCAAACATCGTTAAAACATTGGATCGCAGATGAAAACAAATCAGACTTTTCATTGATCAATGAAGAAAAATTAAATTCTGGTGAACCCGGAGTTCCTATTGATTTATTCGAAACTTTAAAATCGAAAACCATTTTTTTAGATGTAGAACCATTTTATATTAATCCTAAACTCACTTTAAATGGAAAATTTTTCACATTACATGTATTAAATTTTCCGGAATCATTAGATAAGAATAGGATTCTCGTTTCCAAAAATTTATGTTTTCTCGAAAAGATTTGTAAGGGTGATTCAATCACACTTACAACTGAAAAAAAAGGTCCAGTTACTTTGGAAATCCAAGAAGAAAAAGAACATTTTTTTTCTGAAAGAGGGACAATTCTAATGGATTTTCAGCTATTTAAGCAGTTATATACTATTGAATTTCTGAATTCAATCCGACTGACTTTAAAAAAAGATAAAAATTACCATGATGGATATCATCTGATTCACAACATTTCCAAAGAATATGGCCTAATTCACTTAGATCAGATTAAACTAGGAGAACTTTATTTACAAGGTATGGATCAAGTTTTTTCCGTTTTAGATACTCTTAAAATCACGGCCATCGCGATATCAGTATTATCACTTATTACTTCGATTTTTTACTATGTAAAGGAAAAGTCTAGAATTCTTGCTGGATTAAAAGCAATAGGAATGAGTCTCTCGCAGTTATACTTTTTACTTTTTTACCAAATTTTATTTCTCGTAACAACTGGAATTACTTCCGGAATTGTAAATAGTTTAATTTTATCTCCCATTGTAGTCTATGGGATTAATAGAAACGCATTTGGGTGGGACTTGGCCTTTACATTCCCTGTTCACTTTGTAGCAAAACTCCCGATTATAATCCCTATATTCTCAGCATTCATTACAATCATTCCATTTTATTTTGTATCTCGAATGAAAATTTCTAAAGAACTAAACTACGAATAA
- a CDS encoding ABC transporter ATP-binding protein translates to MEEKKKENQPKFAVDVKNLKKTYRQGNLTIPILHGIHFQIPSQKLVTLMGPSGSGKSTLLNILSAIEIADEGSVKIYGNELMGASELEKTRYRREQIGIVFQFFHLFPYLTAKENASLPLLLSGKSKKYAEKKSSEILDLVGLGHRLNFTPKELSGGEKQRVSIARALVHEPKIVFGDEPTGNLDSKSSDAVLDLFKKCVSDLGITVLLVTHNEEIGKSGDINYHMLDGKISIK, encoded by the coding sequence GTGGAAGAGAAAAAAAAAGAAAATCAGCCTAAATTTGCAGTCGATGTAAAAAACCTTAAAAAGACCTATAGACAAGGAAATTTGACAATTCCTATCTTACACGGCATTCATTTTCAAATTCCAAGTCAGAAATTGGTCACTCTTATGGGCCCATCTGGTAGTGGAAAATCAACCTTACTCAATATTTTATCTGCGATTGAAATAGCTGACGAAGGAAGTGTAAAAATTTACGGTAATGAATTGATGGGCGCTTCAGAATTAGAAAAGACTCGATACCGAAGAGAACAAATTGGAATCGTATTTCAGTTTTTCCACCTTTTCCCATACTTAACTGCGAAGGAGAATGCATCGCTCCCACTCCTTCTTTCAGGAAAAAGCAAAAAATATGCTGAAAAAAAATCCTCTGAAATTTTAGATTTGGTAGGTCTTGGCCATCGATTGAATTTTACACCAAAGGAATTGTCTGGAGGTGAAAAACAAAGAGTTTCGATTGCACGAGCTTTAGTCCACGAACCAAAAATAGTGTTTGGCGATGAACCTACGGGAAACTTGGATTCCAAATCTTCAGATGCAGTATTAGATTTATTTAAAAAGTGTGTCTCAGATTTAGGTATAACAGTATTGTTAGTCACCCATAACGAAGAAATTGGAAAATCAGGTGATATAAACTATCACATGCTAGATGGAAAAATATCAATCAAATGA